In one window of Capra hircus breed San Clemente chromosome 28, ASM170441v1, whole genome shotgun sequence DNA:
- the HNRNPH3 gene encoding heterogeneous nuclear ribonucleoprotein H3 isoform X3, producing the protein MYDRMRRGGDGYDGGYGGFDDYGGYNNYGYGNDGFDDRMRDGRGMGGHGYGGAGDASSGFHGGHFVHMRGLPFRATENDIANFFSPLNPIRVHIDIGADGRATGEADVEFVTHEDAVAAMSKDKNNMQHRYIELFLNSTPGGGSGMGGSGMGGYGRDGMDNQGGYGSVGRMGMGNNYSGGYGTPDGLGGYGRGGGGSGGYYGQGGMSGGGWRGMY; encoded by the exons ATGTATGACAGAATGCGACGAGGAGGTGATGGATATGATGGTG GTTATGGAGGTTTTGATGACTATGGTGGCTATAATAATTACGGCTATGGAAATGATGGCTTTGATGACAGAATGAGAGATGGAAgag gtaTGGGAGGACATGGTTATGGTGGAGCTGGTGATGCAAGTTCGGGTTTTCATGGTGGTCATTTTGTACATATGAGAGGACTGCCTTTTCGTGCAACTGAAAATGATATTGCTAAT ttcttctcaccACTAAATCCAATCCGAGTGCATATTGATATTGGAGCTGATGGCAGAGCAACAGGAGAAGCAGATGTAGAGTTTGTGACACATGAAGATGCGGTAGCTGCCATGTCTAAAGATAAGAATAACATGC AACATCGATACATTGAACTTTTCCTGAATTCAACTCCTGGAGGCGGCTCTGGAATGGGAGGTTCTGGAATGGGAGGCTACGGCAGAGATGGAATGG ataaccaGGGAGGCTATGGATCTGTTGGAAGAATGGGAATGGGGAACAATTACAGTGGAGGATATGGTACTCCTGATGGCTTGGGTGGTTATG GCCGTGGTGGTGGAGGCAGTGGCGGTTATTACGGGCAAGGTGGCATGAGTGGAGGTGGATGGCGTGGGATGTACTAA
- the HNRNPH3 gene encoding heterogeneous nuclear ribonucleoprotein H3 isoform X2 — translation MDWVMKHNGPNDASDGTVRLRGLPFGCSKEEIVQFFQGLEIVPNGITLTMDYQGRSTGEAFVQFASKEIAENALGKHKERIGHRYIEIFRSSRSEIKGFYDPPRRLLGQRPGPYDRPIGGRGGYYGAGRGSYGGFDDYGGYNNYGYGNDGFDDRMRDGRGMGGHGYGGAGDASSGFHGGHFVHMRGLPFRATENDIANFFSPLNPIRVHIDIGADGRATGEADVEFVTHEDAVAAMSKDKNNMQHRYIELFLNSTPGGGSGMGGSGMGGYGRDGMDNQGGYGSVGRMGMGNNYSGGYGTPDGLGGYGRGGGGSGGYYGQGGMSGGGWRGMY, via the exons ATGGATTGGGTTATGAAACATAATGGTCCAAATGACGCTAGTGATGGGACAGTACGACTTCGTGGACTGCCATTTGGTTGCAGCAAAGAGGAAATAGTTCAGTTCTTTCAAG GGTTGGAAATCGTGCCAAATGGGATAACATTGACGATGGACTACCAGGGGAGAAGCACAGGGGAGGCCTTCGTGCAGTTTGCTTCAAAGGAGATAGCAGAAAATGCTCTGGGGAAACACAAGGAAAGAATAGGGCACAG GTATATTGAGATCTTCAGAAGTAGCAGGAGTGAAATCAAAGGATTTTATGATCCACCAAGAAGATTGCTGGGCCAGCGACCAGGACCATATGATAGACCAATAGGAGGAAGAGGGGGTTATTATGGAGCTGGGCGTGGAA GTTATGGAGGTTTTGATGACTATGGTGGCTATAATAATTACGGCTATGGAAATGATGGCTTTGATGACAGAATGAGAGATGGAAgag gtaTGGGAGGACATGGTTATGGTGGAGCTGGTGATGCAAGTTCGGGTTTTCATGGTGGTCATTTTGTACATATGAGAGGACTGCCTTTTCGTGCAACTGAAAATGATATTGCTAAT ttcttctcaccACTAAATCCAATCCGAGTGCATATTGATATTGGAGCTGATGGCAGAGCAACAGGAGAAGCAGATGTAGAGTTTGTGACACATGAAGATGCGGTAGCTGCCATGTCTAAAGATAAGAATAACATGC AACATCGATACATTGAACTTTTCCTGAATTCAACTCCTGGAGGCGGCTCTGGAATGGGAGGTTCTGGAATGGGAGGCTACGGCAGAGATGGAATGG ataaccaGGGAGGCTATGGATCTGTTGGAAGAATGGGAATGGGGAACAATTACAGTGGAGGATATGGTACTCCTGATGGCTTGGGTGGTTATG GCCGTGGTGGTGGAGGCAGTGGCGGTTATTACGGGCAAGGTGGCATGAGTGGAGGTGGATGGCGTGGGATGTACTAA
- the HNRNPH3 gene encoding heterogeneous nuclear ribonucleoprotein H3 isoform X1, with product MDWVMKHNGPNDASDGTVRLRGLPFGCSKEEIVQFFQGLEIVPNGITLTMDYQGRSTGEAFVQFASKEIAENALGKHKERIGHRYIEIFRSSRSEIKGFYDPPRRLLGQRPGPYDRPIGGRGGYYGAGRGSMYDRMRRGGDGYDGGYGGFDDYGGYNNYGYGNDGFDDRMRDGRGMGGHGYGGAGDASSGFHGGHFVHMRGLPFRATENDIANFFSPLNPIRVHIDIGADGRATGEADVEFVTHEDAVAAMSKDKNNMQHRYIELFLNSTPGGGSGMGGSGMGGYGRDGMDNQGGYGSVGRMGMGNNYSGGYGTPDGLGGYGRGGGGSGGYYGQGGMSGGGWRGMY from the exons ATGGATTGGGTTATGAAACATAATGGTCCAAATGACGCTAGTGATGGGACAGTACGACTTCGTGGACTGCCATTTGGTTGCAGCAAAGAGGAAATAGTTCAGTTCTTTCAAG GGTTGGAAATCGTGCCAAATGGGATAACATTGACGATGGACTACCAGGGGAGAAGCACAGGGGAGGCCTTCGTGCAGTTTGCTTCAAAGGAGATAGCAGAAAATGCTCTGGGGAAACACAAGGAAAGAATAGGGCACAG GTATATTGAGATCTTCAGAAGTAGCAGGAGTGAAATCAAAGGATTTTATGATCCACCAAGAAGATTGCTGGGCCAGCGACCAGGACCATATGATAGACCAATAGGAGGAAGAGGGGGTTATTATGGAGCTGGGCGTGGAAGTATGTATGACAGAATGCGACGAGGAGGTGATGGATATGATGGTG GTTATGGAGGTTTTGATGACTATGGTGGCTATAATAATTACGGCTATGGAAATGATGGCTTTGATGACAGAATGAGAGATGGAAgag gtaTGGGAGGACATGGTTATGGTGGAGCTGGTGATGCAAGTTCGGGTTTTCATGGTGGTCATTTTGTACATATGAGAGGACTGCCTTTTCGTGCAACTGAAAATGATATTGCTAAT ttcttctcaccACTAAATCCAATCCGAGTGCATATTGATATTGGAGCTGATGGCAGAGCAACAGGAGAAGCAGATGTAGAGTTTGTGACACATGAAGATGCGGTAGCTGCCATGTCTAAAGATAAGAATAACATGC AACATCGATACATTGAACTTTTCCTGAATTCAACTCCTGGAGGCGGCTCTGGAATGGGAGGTTCTGGAATGGGAGGCTACGGCAGAGATGGAATGG ataaccaGGGAGGCTATGGATCTGTTGGAAGAATGGGAATGGGGAACAATTACAGTGGAGGATATGGTACTCCTGATGGCTTGGGTGGTTATG GCCGTGGTGGTGGAGGCAGTGGCGGTTATTACGGGCAAGGTGGCATGAGTGGAGGTGGATGGCGTGGGATGTACTAA
- the HNRNPH3 gene encoding heterogeneous nuclear ribonucleoprotein H3 isoform X4, with the protein MRDGRGMGGHGYGGAGDASSGFHGGHFVHMRGLPFRATENDIANFFSPLNPIRVHIDIGADGRATGEADVEFVTHEDAVAAMSKDKNNMQHRYIELFLNSTPGGGSGMGGSGMGGYGRDGMDNQGGYGSVGRMGMGNNYSGGYGTPDGLGGYGRGGGGSGGYYGQGGMSGGGWRGMY; encoded by the exons ATGAGAGATGGAAgag gtaTGGGAGGACATGGTTATGGTGGAGCTGGTGATGCAAGTTCGGGTTTTCATGGTGGTCATTTTGTACATATGAGAGGACTGCCTTTTCGTGCAACTGAAAATGATATTGCTAAT ttcttctcaccACTAAATCCAATCCGAGTGCATATTGATATTGGAGCTGATGGCAGAGCAACAGGAGAAGCAGATGTAGAGTTTGTGACACATGAAGATGCGGTAGCTGCCATGTCTAAAGATAAGAATAACATGC AACATCGATACATTGAACTTTTCCTGAATTCAACTCCTGGAGGCGGCTCTGGAATGGGAGGTTCTGGAATGGGAGGCTACGGCAGAGATGGAATGG ataaccaGGGAGGCTATGGATCTGTTGGAAGAATGGGAATGGGGAACAATTACAGTGGAGGATATGGTACTCCTGATGGCTTGGGTGGTTATG GCCGTGGTGGTGGAGGCAGTGGCGGTTATTACGGGCAAGGTGGCATGAGTGGAGGTGGATGGCGTGGGATGTACTAA